From Channa argus isolate prfri chromosome 21, Channa argus male v1.0, whole genome shotgun sequence, one genomic window encodes:
- the tmem110l gene encoding transmembrane protein 110, like has protein sequence MDMYGYSGIYLVKRFFDSVPFEIANMSEINKASPHGCDNGALTDRFGVLIQGLLAVVAFSTLMLKRFREPAGIRRPWRIWFFDTSKQAIGALFIHFANVFLSTLTKEDPCSLYLMNFLLDATLGMLVIWVAVKLTSKLVECKQWTLLMFGEYGDPPQAAAWLGQCGIYLLIMVLEKGVVSLVLLIPGWSKLQEVLLSYIANPQLELALVMLIVPFIVNSIMFWVVDSLMMRKYKTMKSLDDSCDSSVKKADSLPWENNDESRVLLTVDTDTDEASEGEEEPISHVQYSGGPLRPSWVEV, from the exons ATGGACATGTACGGATACAGCGGGATCTACTTGGTGAAAAGGTTCTTCGACAGTGTTCCTTTTGAGATTGCTAACATGTCGGAAATCAACAAAGCCAGTCCCCACGGCTGCGATAACGGAGCCCTGACGGACCGGTTCGGCGTCTTGATCCAGGGTCTCCTGGCTGTCGTCGCCTTCAGCACGCTGATGT tgaagAGGTTCCGTGAGCCAGCTGGGATCAGAAGACCTTGGAGAATCTG GTTTTTTGACACATCCAAGCAGGCCATTGGTGCTCTTTTCATCCACTTTGCCAATGTCTTCCTGTCCACACTCACCAAAGAGGACCCGTGCTCCCT GTATCTGATGAACTTCCTGCTGGACGCCACCCTAGGGATGCTGGTGATTTGGGTGGCTGTCAAGTTGACATCCAAGTTGGTGGAGTGCAAGCAGTGGACGTTGCTCATGTTTGGAGAATATG gTGATCCTCCTCAGGCAGCAGCCTGGCTGGGTCAATGTGGCATCTACCTGCTCATTATGGTGCTGGAGAAAGGTGTGGTCAGCCTGGTGCTGCTCATCCCCGGATGGTCCAAA TTGCAGGAGGTGCTGCTGAGCTACATCGCTAATCCCCAGCTGGAGCTAGCGCTGGTCATGCTCATTGTGCCCTTCATAGTTAAT TCCATCATGTTCTGGGTGGTGGACAGCCTCATGATGAGAAAGTACAAGACGATGAAGAGCCTGGATGACTCCTGTGACAGCTCGGTGAAGAAGGCTGACTCACTGCCATGGGAGAACAACGACGAGTCCCGG GTCCTGCTGACCGTTGATACAGACACAGATGAGGCATCTGAGGGGGAAGAGGAACCAATCTCCCATGTGCAGTATTCAGGCGGACCCCTGAGACCCAGCTGGGTGGAGGTGTAA